A genomic stretch from Candidatus Poribacteria bacterium includes:
- a CDS encoding ABC transporter permease subunit, translating to MVWHITKRELYDNLNSLRFALTTVLLLALMLTNAIGHLREHPKRMQKYHDAVSGSMARMASHTEDSLYKLAQEGPGKLYKKPSSLYFCAEGGDPVLPDTIEGGSPFGYSEHLRGVWKLKYPDANISMKRVGPDVTQLDWAFVIGYVLSLIALLFTFDAFSGERERGTLRLMFANSVPRHTVLIGKFLGALISVSIPFTLAVLINLLLISTSNAVHLNTEAWERLGIIFLVALLYTCLFLALGLLVSARAQRSAVSLVILLLIWITVVVFMPSTLAAIASEFSPAMSSEPVWKRRNQIQDELWQKYGKWLWSDVVDKETLTGKSEFFTQDADAEERLNREHLIEKVAQVQHARSITRISPATLLQHLLESFAGTGFERHLQFVENAQRYARQLREFVADTDRSDPESLHIIGVREGMTKKGILPESVPKFEDTLSLSQDFNTRATELLLLTLFVMVLLSGAYLAFVRVEV from the coding sequence ATGGTTTGGCATATCACGAAACGCGAGCTCTACGATAACCTCAATAGTCTCCGATTCGCACTGACAACCGTGTTGCTGTTAGCATTGATGCTCACCAACGCTATCGGACATCTCCGCGAACATCCAAAGCGGATGCAGAAGTATCATGACGCTGTCAGCGGATCTATGGCGCGCATGGCTTCTCACACCGAGGACAGTTTGTATAAACTCGCACAAGAGGGACCCGGAAAGCTGTATAAAAAGCCGTCATCCCTCTATTTTTGTGCGGAGGGGGGAGACCCTGTTTTGCCAGACACTATTGAGGGGGGGAGTCCTTTTGGGTATTCCGAACATCTAAGAGGGGTCTGGAAACTGAAATATCCGGATGCTAATATAAGTATGAAGCGCGTTGGACCGGACGTTACCCAACTGGACTGGGCATTTGTCATCGGTTACGTCTTGAGTCTGATTGCACTTTTGTTCACTTTTGATGCCTTCTCCGGTGAACGCGAGCGCGGCACGCTCCGATTGATGTTTGCAAATTCAGTGCCACGACATACCGTCCTGATCGGTAAGTTTTTGGGGGCACTGATAAGTGTAAGTATCCCTTTTACGCTTGCGGTGTTAATAAATCTCTTGCTAATTTCGACATCAAACGCTGTTCACCTCAATACCGAAGCATGGGAACGCTTGGGTATCATCTTCCTTGTTGCACTCCTGTACACGTGCCTGTTTCTGGCATTAGGTCTGTTAGTATCTGCGCGTGCGCAACGGAGTGCGGTGAGCCTGGTGATACTCCTGTTAATATGGATCACCGTTGTTGTTTTTATGCCGAGTACCCTCGCCGCAATTGCGAGTGAATTCTCACCAGCGATGTCTTCCGAGCCCGTATGGAAGCGTCGTAACCAAATTCAAGATGAGCTCTGGCAGAAATACGGCAAATGGCTCTGGTCAGATGTCGTAGATAAGGAAACGTTGACAGGAAAGAGTGAGTTCTTTACCCAAGACGCAGACGCCGAAGAACGCTTAAACCGGGAACACTTAATAGAGAAAGTTGCGCAGGTTCAACACGCTCGTTCCATCACGCGTATCTCACCCGCCACACTTCTCCAACACCTCCTCGAATCGTTTGCTGGAACCGGGTTTGAGCGACACTTGCAATTCGTCGAGAACGCGCAACGTTACGCCCGACAACTTCGTGAATTCGTCGCTGACACGGACAGATCAGACCCAGAGAGCCTCCATATCATTGGTGTTCGTGAGGGTATGACGAAGAAAGGGATCCTGCCGGAGTCAGTTCCAAAATTTGAAGACACGCTGAGTCTGAGCCAGGACTTCAATACGAGGGCAACGGAATTGTTGCTGT